The Victivallis lenta genome includes a window with the following:
- a CDS encoding radical SAM protein — protein sequence MRIFNTGYSTDFDGPGTRLIYYLKGCNFRCDWCGAPESISPETQILRYPDRTAIAGSNITPEEILEKVLAARDFISGVTFGGGEPTLQYRELAATLELLRKNNIHTAMESNASTPGFLELAVMVDWLFSDLKTLDKNKFCKRVNPDVEYVEIVRANLCFAAEHQSNLVIRIPVIAGLNDEDGAQNQLLDFCRELSALRRNGVLHVQLLRQHHLGNVKYQALGLQCRCENTEPPPRENLERFAEKLNANGIKVSLFG from the coding sequence ATGAGAATATTCAACACGGGATACAGTACTGATTTTGATGGTCCCGGCACACGGCTGATTTACTATTTGAAAGGATGTAATTTCCGCTGTGATTGGTGTGGCGCTCCGGAGAGCATCTCCCCCGAAACTCAAATACTTCGCTATCCGGATAGAACCGCGATTGCCGGAAGCAATATAACCCCGGAAGAGATCCTTGAAAAGGTACTGGCTGCACGGGATTTCATCTCCGGCGTAACTTTCGGTGGCGGTGAACCTACACTACAATATCGGGAACTTGCCGCAACGCTGGAACTGCTCAGGAAAAACAATATTCACACAGCAATGGAAAGCAACGCTTCTACACCGGGGTTCCTGGAACTTGCCGTGATGGTCGACTGGTTGTTTTCCGATCTTAAGACGCTAGATAAAAACAAGTTCTGCAAACGTGTCAATCCAGATGTCGAATATGTGGAAATTGTGCGCGCTAATCTCTGTTTTGCTGCAGAGCATCAGTCGAATTTGGTGATTCGTATTCCGGTGATCGCTGGATTAAACGATGAGGACGGGGCGCAAAATCAGCTGCTTGATTTCTGCCGGGAACTCAGCGCGCTGCGGCGCAATGGTGTTCTGCATGTTCAACTGCTCCGTCAGCATCACCTCGGGAATGTGAAGTATCAGGCACTCGGTTTGCAATGTCGCTGTGAAAATACCGAGCCGCCACCACGGGAAAATCTGGAACGTTTTGCTGAAAAATTGAATGCAAATGGAATAAAAGTCTCTTTATTTGGTTAA
- a CDS encoding pyruvate formate lyase family protein, giving the protein MKKTEIFSEGIEKLLKWKFAQKRMTGWFEYQELKMNIRVNYTDPDAPENQPEILCECVRQMKLSIPEGSVIAGTQDDAFSPSYALINPAFQIETFAGYCDPVAIYNDIEPDAEFTRERIEKVRSYYGSSRYTKALSAVYEATGKLTEEVAFFVEPVTGHTIPDLRPILRNGIDNVTVAENAAPFRKALEAAKVLAARYAELAEKLQIERANDANEVARLKEIAAACRRVPAQGARNLHEAVQSAALLWQAMTLEQAPNPYAFSVGNLDRILAPYLGDTPHDEAVQLVRSFLAFLMVGERCWAISQNIMVGGRDEKGNDLTSEMSYIVLDAFFVSNNPQPALSVKLHAGTPDALYQSLGRFFFTPGHSTPSLFNDDMMFRILKTKKVAPADMPDYSIAGCQEPLIMGKESANTTNSWLNLAKVLELTLNDGKSLLSGEKLALGYQELGYTSFNAVATDLEAAFFRQLDWILKQLEHAANGCTEAIAIQSVPFTSALMEGLKNGRDMRDIRHPGVTYHASGCLIHGLGVVADSLVAVKHGLAEMPDFTTTLLSALQNNFKNNEAFRSYLQNLPKYGNDEAEPDEVAVRLSHLVSEKVHTLRNPAGNPFLPDYSTPSTHLLYGYHVGATPDGRSAREMLGYGIDPRRESVHNGRIDQILSERKLAFGDFTGGYASHLGISPEVFRNGTTTDEKMKIFSEKIIKPLFRFGNEVENAPFYVYFNIDSKMNLRKVLAEPKKYAPNGIYIMRIHGTFVNFLDLSPAIQEDIIARLDADETVA; this is encoded by the coding sequence ATGAAAAAGACAGAAATTTTTTCCGAAGGAATCGAAAAACTTCTGAAGTGGAAGTTTGCGCAGAAACGGATGACCGGCTGGTTCGAGTACCAGGAGTTGAAAATGAATATCCGCGTCAATTACACCGATCCGGATGCGCCGGAAAATCAGCCGGAAATCCTCTGCGAATGCGTTCGCCAGATGAAACTCTCGATTCCCGAAGGCAGTGTAATCGCCGGTACGCAGGATGATGCTTTCAGTCCGAGTTACGCCCTCATCAACCCAGCGTTTCAGATCGAAACTTTCGCCGGATACTGCGATCCCGTAGCAATCTACAACGACATTGAGCCGGACGCTGAATTTACGCGCGAACGGATCGAAAAAGTTCGTTCTTATTACGGTTCAAGCCGTTACACTAAAGCGCTCAGTGCGGTTTATGAGGCAACCGGTAAACTGACCGAAGAGGTCGCGTTTTTCGTCGAACCGGTGACTGGACACACGATTCCCGACTTGCGGCCGATCCTCAGAAACGGCATCGACAACGTGACCGTAGCAGAGAACGCTGCGCCGTTCCGCAAAGCGCTTGAAGCGGCAAAAGTCCTTGCCGCACGTTACGCTGAACTTGCGGAAAAACTCCAGATCGAACGCGCCAACGATGCCAATGAAGTTGCACGTTTGAAAGAGATCGCCGCTGCCTGCCGCCGTGTTCCTGCGCAGGGAGCGCGGAATCTTCACGAAGCGGTGCAGAGCGCCGCTCTCCTCTGGCAGGCGATGACGCTTGAACAGGCCCCGAATCCTTATGCGTTCTCGGTTGGCAACCTTGACCGGATTCTCGCACCGTACCTCGGCGATACGCCGCATGACGAAGCGGTCCAGTTGGTGCGTTCATTCCTCGCGTTTCTGATGGTCGGCGAGCGCTGCTGGGCAATTTCGCAGAACATTATGGTCGGCGGACGCGATGAAAAGGGCAACGATCTCACGTCCGAAATGAGTTACATCGTACTTGATGCGTTCTTTGTTTCCAACAATCCCCAGCCTGCATTGTCGGTCAAGCTTCATGCCGGAACGCCGGATGCGCTTTACCAGTCGCTTGGACGCTTCTTCTTCACGCCGGGGCACTCCACGCCGTCGCTTTTCAATGATGATATGATGTTCCGCATCCTCAAAACCAAGAAGGTCGCTCCAGCGGATATGCCAGACTACTCCATCGCCGGCTGTCAGGAGCCGCTCATCATGGGCAAAGAGAGTGCCAACACCACCAACAGTTGGCTGAACCTCGCCAAAGTACTCGAGTTGACGCTTAACGATGGCAAATCCCTGCTCTCCGGCGAAAAACTTGCGCTCGGTTATCAGGAGCTTGGATACACTTCGTTCAATGCGGTCGCCACCGATCTGGAAGCGGCGTTTTTCCGTCAGCTTGACTGGATTCTAAAGCAACTGGAACACGCCGCGAACGGTTGCACGGAAGCGATAGCCATCCAATCGGTTCCTTTCACTTCTGCTCTGATGGAAGGGTTGAAGAACGGCCGCGACATGCGCGATATCCGTCATCCAGGGGTCACCTACCATGCGAGCGGTTGTTTGATTCACGGCCTTGGAGTCGTCGCCGACTCGCTGGTGGCGGTCAAACACGGTTTGGCGGAAATGCCGGACTTCACGACAACGCTACTTTCGGCTCTGCAAAACAATTTTAAAAACAATGAGGCGTTCCGCTCTTATCTGCAAAACCTGCCCAAATACGGCAACGACGAAGCGGAACCCGATGAAGTTGCCGTACGGCTCTCCCATTTGGTCAGCGAAAAAGTTCACACATTGCGCAATCCAGCCGGAAATCCGTTTCTGCCGGACTATTCCACTCCGAGCACTCATTTACTTTACGGCTATCACGTCGGGGCGACGCCTGATGGTCGATCGGCGCGCGAAATGCTTGGTTATGGCATTGATCCTCGCCGCGAAAGCGTGCACAACGGTCGCATCGACCAGATTTTGAGTGAACGCAAGCTCGCCTTTGGCGATTTCACCGGCGGTTACGCTTCGCATCTCGGTATTTCACCTGAAGTTTTCCGCAACGGTACAACAACCGACGAAAAGATGAAAATTTTTTCAGAAAAGATCATTAAACCGCTTTTTCGTTTCGGAAATGAAGTAGAAAATGCGCCGTTCTATGTCTATTTTAATATCGATTCAAAAATGAATCTGCGCAAAGTACTGGCCGAACCGAAGAAATACGCACCCAACGGCATCTACATCATGCGCATTCACGGGACGTTTGTGAATTTTCTCGACCTTTCGCCCGCCATTCAAGAAGATATCATCGCCCGTCTAGACGCTGACGAAACAGTCGCGTAA
- a CDS encoding GntR family transcriptional regulator, whose product MLLTEEIYQALFLAVLTGEFKPGERFLTEQEAMTRFGASRITIRRAFARLEENRIISRRTKVGGVVNSAFGAAEGALRTVGALVPIRDPFAREFLHTLCEESARRDAITTLEPAESGEEQNRAVMRLVLHGVRDLVVWGIDRTLDFDLFLRLRILGVNLVFFDRIHPGTIADYVALDNAEALRRLTTLARKRGIERIYFADPGKLDIDTSCERREFCYRYCVENKIDFSAELPAVFPPKSAIFAVNDPAALSCVGYNVPIFSIDGTPEAAKAGIISLRQPMAELAKACFRSLREQRKLGNHWQAQEYRIPAERLKK is encoded by the coding sequence ATGCTTTTAACTGAAGAGATCTATCAAGCGCTGTTTCTGGCGGTGCTTACCGGCGAATTTAAACCGGGAGAGCGCTTTCTCACCGAACAGGAGGCGATGACACGTTTCGGCGCGAGCCGCATCACAATCCGTCGCGCATTTGCCCGGCTTGAAGAGAACCGTATCATTTCGCGACGCACCAAAGTCGGCGGAGTGGTCAATTCGGCCTTCGGCGCCGCCGAAGGTGCATTGCGAACGGTCGGCGCACTTGTACCGATCCGCGATCCTTTCGCCCGCGAATTTCTCCACACCTTGTGTGAGGAATCCGCAAGGCGTGATGCGATTACGACGCTCGAACCGGCGGAGTCCGGCGAGGAACAGAACCGCGCGGTGATGCGCCTTGTCCTCCACGGCGTGCGTGATCTTGTGGTGTGGGGCATCGACCGGACGCTTGACTTTGATCTCTTTCTGCGGCTCCGTATTCTCGGAGTGAATCTGGTGTTCTTCGACCGGATTCATCCGGGGACGATCGCCGATTACGTCGCATTGGATAATGCCGAAGCGCTCCGGCGGCTGACTACGCTGGCGCGAAAACGCGGCATCGAACGAATTTATTTTGCCGATCCGGGCAAACTTGATATCGACACCAGTTGCGAACGGCGCGAATTCTGTTACCGGTACTGCGTGGAAAACAAGATTGATTTTTCCGCTGAACTTCCTGCTGTGTTTCCGCCGAAAAGCGCGATCTTCGCGGTGAACGATCCGGCAGCGCTGAGTTGCGTGGGATACAATGTCCCTATATTCAGCATTGACGGCACGCCCGAAGCGGCAAAAGCTGGAATCATTTCCCTGCGTCAGCCGATGGCAGAACTGGCGAAAGCGTGTTTCCGCTCACTGCGCGAACAACGCAAGCTCGGGAATCACTGGCAGGCGCAGGAGTATCGAATTCCAGCGGAAAGATTGAAAAAATGA